The nucleotide window GCCCGATGTCAAAAGGGCTAATTTTAATTGCGTCGAGCTTGGATTTTTTATTGCCTTTTATAGATGAAAGCCGTTTGATGGAAGAACATTGGCAGCGCTTAAGCTCTAAATATGATCGGCCAACGACATGGGTCGTACCGGCAAAAACAACGACACCCAAATTTCTTACCGGCGATTTTAACAGTATTGCGGTGCGCATCAGCCAACACCCTGCCGTTAAGCTGTTATGCGAACAGGCAGGCTTTGCACTCACCTCCACCAGCGCCAACTTAACCGGACAGCCACCTTGCCGCACAGCACAAGAAGTGACACAGCAATTCGGCACGAATTTCCCGGTGCTGGATATGCCTGTGGGCGGCGCGGTAAACCCATCCGAAATTCGCGACATTTTCACCAACCAAGTTTTTCGTCAAGGATAAATCATGTTATATGCCGTTTGGGGCAACCCTATCGCTCAAAGCAAATCGCCGCAAATTCATCGCATTTTTGCCGAACAAACCGCACAAGACGTGCAATACGATGCCATGTTAGGCGACGAACAGGATTTTGAACGGCAATTATTGGCGTTTTTTGCGCAAGGTGCAGTAGGGTGTAATATCACCTCGCCTTTCAAAGAACGGGCGTTCAAGCTGGCAGATGCACACAGTGAGCGTTGTCTGATGGCGGAGGCCTGCAATACGTTGAAAAAATTAGACGATGGCACGCTGTATGCGGACAATACTGACGGCGCAGGATTGGTGACGGATTTACAACGGTTAAATTGGCTTAAGCCGAATCAAACCCTACTCATTTTAGGTGCAGGCGGTGCCACAAAAGGCGTGTTGTTACCGCTTTTACATGCACAGCAAAACATTGTGATTGCCAACCGCACTTTAGCCAAAGCGCAACAGCTGGCAGAAAAATTTTCGCCTTACGGCAATATTCGTGCCGTAAAACTTGGTCAACTTCCCGCGCAATCCTTTGATGTGATTATCAATGCGACCTCCTCAGGTCTGCATGGCGGTACGATACAAATTAACGATGAGATTCTACGTGCAGCAAAAGCGGTTTACGACATGCAATATGATCGACAAAAAGACACGCCGTTTTTGGCGCGCTGTCGTGCGTTAGGTGTGCAAAATCGATGTGATGGTTTCGGGATGTTATTGGCGCAAGCGGCACATGCTTTCTATTTATGGCGGGGCGTAATGCCAAACATTACGCCGTTATTTGAGCAGTTATAAGGCTATTGGCGCGTTTTCGCTTGTAGAATGCCATCCGTGATAATCAAAAGCATGGCAAGGACCAAACAAATAAACAACGGATAGCTTTGCGAATCAATTTCTTCACCGATTAACAAAGAAACCCCCACCATCAAGCAAGGCTCTACATAACCAAGTAAGCCCAACAAATTCATCGGCAAATAATTGCTGGCAAGAATATAAGAATTAAGCGCCGTGCCGCTAATTAAACCGAGCAGTAGCAATAAAACCAAAATATTCGGATTACTTTGTTGTACTTGGGCAATATCAACTTGCCAGGCGAAGTAAATACAAAATGGCAAAAGAGTCAACATTTCTAAGAAGAATGCCGCAAGATCGGTGATTTTCCACATTCGACGTACCACAAAATAAGAGGTATATCCCACGCAAATTACCAATGCTTCCCAAGAAATTTCCCCTTTTAAAGCGATGTTGGAAATGACCCCCACGGCAGCAATCAATACGGCTAAAAACTTAATGCGCGAAACCCGTTCTTTAAAAATAATTCGCGCTGCCGCCACCATCACTAAAGGCAGCAATAAATAACCGAAAGAAACACTCAACGAGCTACCATTATTAGGTGCCCACAAAAATAGCCACATTTGAAAGCCCATTAAGGCACTGGTGAAGATAAACGCCAAGATAAAGTGCGGTCGTTCTTGAATGCGTTTTAAATGCGCGATGAGTGCTGCTTTCTGCTTAAATAACACCACGGCAGCCGCGACAAAAGGCAAGGTAAAAACAATGCGATAGCCGAAAATATCCGTTCCGCTCAAAGGCAACAGCAAGGTAGAAAAATAATACATGTAGCCGAACAACAAAGAGGCAAATAATGAAAACGCGACGCCTTTTAGCATAAAAACTCCTTAAATTATGACCGCACTTTACTCCAACAACTGCCAAAATGCACGCACTAAAGGGCGTTCCAAGGCAGGTTTTAAAGCACACACGCCGAGTTCAAAAGGCGCAATCGGCACATCCAACTGCAAGGTAGAAATTTGGCTGTTCAACGGGCTATTTTTAATCACCACATCGGGCAATAAGGCTAAACCACACCCGAGTGCCACCATGGACACAATGCCTTCGTGCCCCGCCACGGTGCCATAGATTTTCGGGTGTTTAATGCTTTTTTGTTTAAACCATTCTTCGACCCGCTGTCGAGCCATGCCATCTAACGGCAAAATGAAGGGAACTTGCTGCCAATTGATAGGTTCTTGCTGTAATAACTGCGTCGCCGAACATGCCACACGAGGCGCAATCATCGACAACGCAATATCATCGATATAATGAAACGTCACCGCACTCGGC belongs to Aggregatibacter sp. 2125159857 and includes:
- the rarD gene encoding EamA family transporter RarD, with translation MLKGVAFSLFASLLFGYMYYFSTLLLPLSGTDIFGYRIVFTLPFVAAAVVLFKQKAALIAHLKRIQERPHFILAFIFTSALMGFQMWLFLWAPNNGSSLSVSFGYLLLPLVMVAAARIIFKERVSRIKFLAVLIAAVGVISNIALKGEISWEALVICVGYTSYFVVRRMWKITDLAAFFLEMLTLLPFCIYFAWQVDIAQVQQSNPNILVLLLLLGLISGTALNSYILASNYLPMNLLGLLGYVEPCLMVGVSLLIGEEIDSQSYPLFICLVLAMLLIITDGILQAKTRQ
- a CDS encoding Sua5/YciO/YrdC/YwlC family protein, with the translated sequence MNLQEIVNHLKNQQVVAYPTEAVFGLGCNPNSQNAVENLLVLKQRPMSKGLILIASSLDFLLPFIDESRLMEEHWQRLSSKYDRPTTWVVPAKTTTPKFLTGDFNSIAVRISQHPAVKLLCEQAGFALTSTSANLTGQPPCRTAQEVTQQFGTNFPVLDMPVGGAVNPSEIRDIFTNQVFRQG
- the aroE gene encoding shikimate dehydrogenase; amino-acid sequence: MLYAVWGNPIAQSKSPQIHRIFAEQTAQDVQYDAMLGDEQDFERQLLAFFAQGAVGCNITSPFKERAFKLADAHSERCLMAEACNTLKKLDDGTLYADNTDGAGLVTDLQRLNWLKPNQTLLILGAGGATKGVLLPLLHAQQNIVIANRTLAKAQQLAEKFSPYGNIRAVKLGQLPAQSFDVIINATSSGLHGGTIQINDEILRAAKAVYDMQYDRQKDTPFLARCRALGVQNRCDGFGMLLAQAAHAFYLWRGVMPNITPLFEQL